Proteins found in one Cetobacterium ceti genomic segment:
- the mutS gene encoding DNA mismatch repair protein MutS, with protein sequence MAADTPLMTQYKEIKNENKDSILFFRLGDFYEMFFEDAVTASKELGLTLTSRNREKGQDVPLAGIPFHSAASYIAKLVNKGYKVAICEQVEDPKLTKGLVKREVVRVVTPGTVIDTDFLDEKSNNYLMGIVLKNNILGFSYIDITTGEFKVSEIEGEDINYRLLGEINKISPREIIIDSDSYRELENTLKAFGENNNINIHEYPKVKKSEEYLKNYFKVISLESFSLENKERAMEVSAMVLDYVVELQKGKELPIDKITYMRTDSLMELNLTTQRNLDIISNGKDQGNIGTLLWVLDQCKSSMGSRLLKKIIKNPLLNLDEIRERQNHTEYFINEVLIREELRENLKNVYDIERIIGKLVLETINARDLVALKVSIRNALEIYKYLNGNPIFEIDVKALVEAHNLIEQIIVDEPPFSVREGGMIKGGYNKDLDELHDISKRGKEYILEIESREREKTGIKTLKIKYNKVFGYFIEVTKSNNHLVPEEYIRRQTLANAERYIISELKEYEEKVINAKERIENLEFHIFRELTLKLKESKNVFQDLAYKLAYLDVITNFAHVATKNNYTKPEITKDFDLEIIGGRHAIVEKLIKSGGFVKNNIIFNSGKNMIILTGPNMSGKSTYMKQVALIIIMAHIGCYVPADYAKIGLVDRVFTRIGASDDLLTGQSTFMLEMSEVANIVNSATRNSFIILDEIGRGTSTFDGISIATAITEYIHDNIGAKTIFATHYHELTQLEGQLKNSENFRIEVKETGDEILFLREIVKGGADKSYGIEVARLAGLPKEILTRAKDMLKNLEDRKAIVNEKIKGEQLLLFGGEEKETFQEEKIEKIQSSTEDISKEEKIALRLLKEIELNSLTPMDALIKLNELKRILN encoded by the coding sequence TTGGCAGCAGATACACCATTAATGACACAATATAAAGAGATAAAAAATGAAAATAAAGATAGTATTCTATTTTTTAGATTAGGGGATTTCTATGAGATGTTTTTTGAAGATGCTGTGACAGCTTCAAAGGAGTTAGGATTAACCTTAACTAGTAGAAATAGAGAAAAGGGTCAAGATGTTCCCTTGGCAGGGATTCCTTTCCATTCAGCAGCTTCTTATATAGCAAAACTTGTAAATAAAGGATATAAGGTTGCCATTTGTGAACAAGTAGAGGATCCTAAGTTAACTAAGGGATTAGTTAAAAGGGAAGTTGTTAGGGTTGTGACCCCAGGAACAGTTATAGATACAGATTTTCTAGATGAGAAAAGTAATAACTATTTAATGGGAATAGTTTTAAAAAATAATATATTAGGATTTTCCTATATAGATATTACAACTGGAGAATTTAAAGTTAGTGAAATAGAAGGGGAAGATATAAACTATAGACTTCTAGGTGAAATTAATAAAATATCACCTAGGGAGATAATTATAGATAGTGATAGTTATAGGGAATTAGAAAATACTTTAAAAGCCTTTGGAGAGAATAATAATATAAATATTCATGAATATCCAAAGGTGAAAAAAAGTGAGGAGTATTTAAAAAATTACTTTAAAGTTATATCTTTAGAGAGTTTTTCCCTAGAAAATAAGGAAAGAGCTATGGAAGTTTCGGCTATGGTTTTAGACTATGTGGTGGAACTTCAAAAGGGGAAAGAGCTTCCTATAGATAAAATAACTTATATGAGAACAGATTCTCTAATGGAACTTAATTTAACAACTCAAAGAAATTTAGATATAATATCTAATGGAAAAGATCAAGGAAATATAGGAACATTATTATGGGTTTTAGATCAATGTAAAAGTTCTATGGGAAGTAGACTTTTAAAGAAAATAATAAAAAATCCATTATTAAATCTAGATGAGATTAGGGAAAGACAAAATCATACGGAATATTTTATAAATGAAGTTTTAATAAGAGAGGAACTTAGAGAAAACTTAAAAAATGTCTATGATATTGAAAGAATAATAGGAAAACTTGTTTTAGAGACTATAAATGCTAGAGATTTAGTGGCTTTAAAAGTATCTATAAGAAATGCCTTAGAAATTTATAAATATTTAAATGGAAATCCTATATTTGAAATAGATGTAAAAGCCTTAGTTGAAGCTCATAATTTAATAGAGCAAATAATTGTGGATGAACCGCCATTTTCTGTAAGAGAGGGTGGAATGATAAAGGGTGGATACAATAAGGATTTAGATGAATTACATGATATTTCTAAAAGAGGAAAGGAATATATTTTAGAAATTGAAAGTAGAGAAAGAGAAAAAACAGGAATAAAAACTTTAAAAATAAAGTATAATAAAGTATTTGGATATTTTATAGAAGTAACTAAATCCAATAATCACTTAGTTCCTGAAGAATATATTAGAAGACAAACATTAGCAAATGCAGAAAGATATATTATAAGTGAACTTAAAGAGTATGAAGAAAAGGTTATAAATGCTAAAGAAAGAATTGAAAATTTAGAATTTCATATTTTTAGAGAGTTAACTCTTAAACTAAAGGAAAGTAAAAATGTATTTCAAGATTTAGCATATAAATTAGCATATTTAGATGTGATTACAAACTTTGCCCATGTGGCAACAAAGAATAATTATACAAAACCCGAGATAACTAAGGATTTTGATTTAGAAATAATAGGTGGTAGACATGCCATAGTTGAAAAACTTATTAAATCTGGAGGTTTTGTTAAAAATAATATTATATTTAATTCTGGGAAAAATATGATTATATTAACAGGACCTAATATGTCAGGTAAATCTACATATATGAAACAAGTGGCATTAATAATAATAATGGCACATATAGGCTGTTATGTTCCAGCAGATTATGCTAAAATAGGTTTGGTAGATAGGGTATTTACAAGAATAGGAGCAAGTGATGATCTTTTAACAGGACAATCTACATTTATGTTAGAGATGAGTGAAGTTGCTAATATTGTAAATAGTGCCACTAGAAATTCTTTTATTATTTTAGATGAAATAGGAAGAGGAACTTCAACATTTGATGGAATTTCAATAGCTACAGCAATTACAGAGTATATCCATGACAATATAGGAGCAAAGACAATATTTGCAACTCACTATCATGAGTTAACTCAACTTGAAGGGCAACTTAAAAATTCAGAAAACTTTAGAATTGAAGTTAAGGAAACTGGAGATGAAATATTATTTTTAAGAGAGATTGTAAAGGGTGGAGCAGATAAATCCTATGGAATAGAAGTAGCAAGATTAGCGGGACTACCTAAGGAGATTTTAACTAGAGCTAAGGATATGCTAAAGAATTTAGAAGATAGAAAAGCTATAGTCAATGAAAAAATAAAGGGTGAACAGTTATTACTTTTTGGAGGAGAGGAAAAAGAAACTTTCCAAGAGGAAAAAATAGAAAAAATACAAAGCTCTACAGAGGATATATCTAAGGAGGAAAAAATAGCCTTAAGATTATTAAAAGAGATAGAGCTAAATTCTCTAACACCTATGGATGCACTTATAAAATTAAATGAATTAAAGAGAATTTTAAATTAG
- the dusB gene encoding tRNA dihydrouridine synthase DusB: MKIFIAPMAGVTDYTFRGILEEYKPDMVFTEMVSVNALEMANEKTINQILRIRDGEAVQIFGRDIEKMVYSAKYIENLGVKHIDVNAGCPVNKIVKNGYGAALLEDPEHVKRILCEVRSALNDDTALSLKTRVGYKGLKQHITMGKIAEEAGCTHVTIHGRTREQMYTGKANWDLIKEVKDNVGIDVIGNGDIFTGEDALERIKMSGVDGIMLARGICGNPWLIRDIREILEYGEIKSEITPEERIELAIKHVLLAKNDNPDKEFQFEMRKHLCWYLKGLRHATTLKNTINQLDNYDDIVALLEKAKGNL; the protein is encoded by the coding sequence ATGAAGATATTTATAGCTCCTATGGCAGGAGTTACTGACTATACATTTAGAGGAATATTAGAAGAGTATAAGCCTGATATGGTATTTACAGAAATGGTAAGTGTAAATGCTCTTGAAATGGCAAATGAAAAAACAATAAATCAAATTCTAAGAATTAGAGATGGAGAAGCAGTACAAATTTTTGGTAGAGATATTGAAAAAATGGTTTACAGTGCTAAATATATTGAAAACTTAGGAGTAAAACATATTGATGTCAATGCAGGATGTCCTGTTAATAAAATTGTTAAAAATGGATATGGAGCAGCTCTTTTAGAAGATCCAGAACATGTAAAGAGAATACTTTGCGAAGTTAGAAGTGCTTTAAATGATGATACAGCTCTTTCTTTAAAAACAAGAGTGGGATATAAGGGATTAAAACAGCATATAACTATGGGTAAAATTGCTGAAGAAGCTGGATGTACTCATGTGACCATTCACGGAAGAACAAGGGAACAGATGTATACAGGAAAAGCTAACTGGGATTTAATAAAAGAGGTAAAAGACAATGTGGGAATAGATGTAATAGGAAATGGAGATATTTTCACAGGGGAAGATGCTCTTGAAAGAATAAAGATGTCTGGAGTAGATGGAATAATGTTAGCTAGAGGAATTTGTGGAAATCCATGGTTAATAAGAGATATTAGAGAGATTTTAGAATATGGAGAAATTAAAAGTGAAATAACTCCTGAGGAGAGAATTGAACTAGCTATAAAACATGTTTTATTGGCTAAAAATGATAATCCAGATAAGGAGTTTCAATTTGAAATGAGAAAACACCTATGTTGGTATTTAAAAGGGTTAAGACATGCAACAACTTTAAAAAATACTATTAATCAATTGGATAATTATGATGATATAGTAGCCCTATTAGAAAAAGCAAAGGGAAACTTGTAA
- the thrS gene encoding threonine--tRNA ligase, which produces MKVILPSGDVKEFENSVNMFEIAKSISNSLAKKALAAKVDGKLVDMSYILDKDANIEIITPDTEEGEEIIRHSTAHLMAQAVTRLFPGTKVAIGPAIENGFYYDFDPEAQFTEEDLEHIEAEMKKIAKENIKVEKIEMSREDAIDHFKNLGEEYKVEIIEDIAKGEMLTFYKQGDFMDLCRGPHVPSTSYLKAFKLKSVAGAYWKGDSNNKMLQRIYGFAFGDDKKLKNYLKFLEEAEKRDHRKLGKELELFFTSDFGPGFPFFQPKGMRMRNTLIDLWRREHEKAGYDMISTPIMLNKELWETSGHWANYRENMYTSVIDDVEFAIKPMNCPGGVLVYKHDLHSYKDLPIRAGELGIVHRHEFSGALHGLMRVRNFTQDDAHIFMTPDQIEDEIIGVVNLIDKFYRRLFGFEYHIELSTKPEKAIGSDEIWEKAENALKGALERIGMDYKLNPGDGAFYGPKLDFKIKDAIGRTWQCGTIQLDFNLPERFDINYIGEDGEKHRPVMIHRVVYGSLERFMGILIEHYAGAFPTWLAPVQVKLLTINDEVVPYAKEVLEILKDHDIKVELDDRAESIGYKIREANGKYKVPVQIIIGKNEVENKEVNVRRFGSQEQVTMSLDAFVKMIVEESRPKFN; this is translated from the coding sequence ATGAAGGTTATATTACCAAGTGGAGACGTAAAGGAATTTGAAAATTCCGTAAATATGTTTGAAATTGCTAAAAGTATCAGTAACTCTTTAGCAAAAAAAGCTCTAGCAGCTAAGGTTGATGGAAAATTAGTTGATATGAGTTATATATTAGATAAGGATGCTAATATTGAAATAATAACTCCTGATACAGAAGAGGGAGAGGAAATTATAAGACACTCAACAGCTCACTTAATGGCACAAGCTGTTACAAGATTATTCCCAGGAACAAAAGTTGCAATAGGACCAGCAATTGAAAATGGATTCTATTATGACTTTGATCCAGAAGCTCAATTTACTGAGGAAGACTTAGAGCATATTGAAGCTGAAATGAAAAAAATCGCCAAGGAAAATATTAAAGTAGAAAAAATAGAGATGTCTAGAGAGGATGCTATTGATCACTTTAAAAACTTAGGTGAAGAGTATAAAGTAGAAATTATTGAAGATATTGCTAAGGGAGAAATGTTAACTTTCTATAAGCAAGGAGACTTCATGGATTTATGTAGAGGACCACATGTACCATCTACATCTTACTTAAAAGCATTTAAATTAAAATCTGTAGCAGGAGCTTATTGGAAAGGAGACTCTAACAATAAAATGTTACAAAGAATTTATGGATTTGCTTTTGGTGATGATAAGAAATTAAAAAATTACTTAAAGTTCCTAGAGGAAGCTGAAAAAAGAGATCACAGAAAATTAGGAAAAGAATTAGAATTATTCTTTACAAGTGATTTTGGACCAGGATTCCCATTCTTCCAACCTAAGGGAATGAGAATGAGAAATACTTTAATCGATTTATGGAGAAGAGAGCATGAAAAGGCTGGATATGATATGATCAGTACACCTATTATGCTAAATAAAGAGTTATGGGAAACTTCAGGACACTGGGCAAACTATAGAGAAAATATGTATACATCAGTAATTGATGATGTAGAATTTGCAATTAAACCAATGAACTGTCCAGGAGGAGTTTTAGTTTATAAACATGACCTACACTCTTATAAGGATTTACCAATAAGAGCAGGAGAATTAGGAATTGTACATAGACATGAGTTCTCAGGAGCTTTACATGGATTAATGAGAGTTAGAAACTTTACTCAAGACGATGCTCATATATTTATGACTCCAGATCAAATTGAAGATGAAATAATTGGAGTAGTAAACTTAATAGATAAATTCTACAGAAGATTATTTGGATTTGAATATCATATAGAATTATCAACTAAACCAGAAAAAGCAATTGGTTCTGATGAGATTTGGGAAAAGGCTGAAAATGCATTAAAAGGAGCTCTTGAAAGAATCGGAATGGATTATAAATTAAATCCAGGAGATGGAGCTTTCTATGGTCCTAAATTAGACTTCAAAATTAAAGATGCTATTGGAAGAACTTGGCAATGTGGAACAATCCAACTTGACTTTAACTTACCAGAGAGATTTGATATTAACTATATAGGTGAAGATGGAGAGAAACATAGACCAGTAATGATACATAGAGTTGTTTATGGTTCATTAGAAAGATTCATGGGAATTTTAATAGAGCACTATGCAGGGGCATTCCCTACTTGGTTAGCACCAGTACAAGTAAAATTATTAACTATAAATGATGAAGTTGTACCTTATGCTAAGGAAGTATTAGAAATATTAAAAGACCATGATATTAAAGTTGAGCTAGATGATAGAGCTGAATCTATAGGATATAAAATTAGAGAAGCTAATGGAAAATATAAAGTACCAGTACAAATTATAATTGGTAAAAATGAAGTAGAAAATAAAGAGGTTAATGTTAGAAGATTTGGTTCTCAAGAGCAGGTAACAATGAGCTTAGATGCCTTTGTTAAAATGATTGTTGAAGAATCTAGACCTAAATTTAACTAG